Proteins from one Sabethes cyaneus chromosome 2, idSabCyanKW18_F2, whole genome shotgun sequence genomic window:
- the LOC128737202 gene encoding endocuticle structural glycoprotein SgAbd-2-like, with amino-acid sequence MKLFITLSALLAAAVAVEYHHVEHKHIPIVHSESYHGHDGSFKHGYESGNGISVQEQGYVKNAGAGKDHETNVVHGSYSYVDPHGVPVSVSYTADENGFQAHGSHIPTPPPLPKALVEAYAKAGSHPDSHSEVHYSKPEVHYSKPEVHYGKHY; translated from the exons ATGAAACTT TTCATCACATTGTCGGCCCTACTGGCTGCTGCCGTAGCTGTTGAGTATCATCATGTGGAACATAAGCACATTCCGATTGTGCACAGTGAATCCTATCATGGACATGACGGAAGCTTCAAGCATGGTTACGAATCGGGCAACGGAATCAGCGTCCAGGAACAGGGTTACGTGAAGAACGCTGGAGCGGGTAAGGATCACGAAACTAACGTTGTCCACGGATCGTACTCGTACGTCGATCCACATGGTGTTCCAGTTTCTGTGAGCTACACTGCCGATGAAAATGGTTTCCAAGCTCACGGATCACACATCCCAACTCCTCCACCACTACCGAAAGCTCTGGTAGAAGCTTATGCCAAGGCTGGTAGCCATCCAGACAGTCACAGCGAAGTGCACTACAGCAAACCCGAAGTGCACTACAGCAAACCAGAAGTGCACTACGGCAAACACTACTAA
- the LOC128736606 gene encoding zinc finger protein 658B produces MYPATSSTPILFPRSTIGSPLSPFAPKCDLELSLSFSRQDESEVSVCALGYLPAESVSKTYSVDEICQKTALPGRRSINIRKSSSTGLLTPNEADSVMKSCSWIRSIKLASDIRSYNALLELTPSHLIRLRLTRDVTADEELRMWFSEDITAYMQIPFLTPGNIQRQNCYVCHICRKSYEYPNPLKIHIATSCDQHPVSILWQRLLNSVSRYGSLSSDCDFQPWRSSAFRPVLTSNAIKAELSPPLPIPPINKSPPIQQTPHHHLHHRHHHHHHPLVDDSTMVTAAHLETIVSNMGSSKQGHICIYCGKLYSRKYGLKIHIRTHTGFKPLKCQYCFRPFGDPSNLNKHIRLHRQHDSSLYECNLCGKKLARRRDLQRHLQSRHNSNQVIESSTSEEDESEVV; encoded by the exons ATGTATCCGGCCACATCTTCGACACCAATTCTGTTTCCTAGGAGCACTATTGGTTCTCCGTTAAGTCCTTTCGCGCCCAAGTGTGATCTCGAGCTCAGTTTAAGTTTTTCTCGGCAAGACGAAAGTGAGGTCAGTGTTTGTGCCTTAGGATACCTTCCGGCTGAATCAGTGTCGAAAACATACTCCGTGGATGAAATTTGCCAGAAAACTGCTCTGCCCGGTAGAAGATCAATTAACATTCGAAAGTCAagttcgactggactgttgACGCCAAATGAGGCGGATAGTGTTATGAAAAGTTGTAGTTGGATTCGATCGATCAAACTGGCTAGTGATATAAGAAGTTATAATGCCCTGCTAGAGTTAACTCCAAGCCATTTAATTAGGTTGCGACTGACAAGGGACGTCACTGCAGATGAAGAACTAAGAATGTGGTTTTCAGAGGATATTACTGCATATATGCAAATTCCGTTTTTAACACCCGGAAACATTCAAA GACAAAACTGCTACGTGTGCCACATTTGCCGGAAATCGTACGAGTACCCCAACCCGCTGAAAATCCACATTGCAACCAGTTGCGATCAGCATCCAGTGAGCATTCTCTGGCAGCGATTACTAAACAGTGTATCACGCTACGGCAGTTTAAGTTCGGACTGTGACTTTCAGCCGTGGCGAAGTTCGGCCTTCCGCCCCGTTCTGACTTCCAATGCTATTAAAGCGGAGCTTTCACCACCACTTCCTATTCCACCCATTAACAAATCACCACCGATTCAGCAAACTCCACACCATCACCTGCACCATCGTCatcaccaccatcatcatcCGCTGGTCGACGATTCGACGATGGTGACGGCTGCCCATCTGGAAACGATCGTCAGCAATATGGGTTCCTCGAAACAAGGTCACATCTGCATTTACTGCGGGAAGCTGTACTCGCGAAAGTACGGCTTAAAGATCCACATTCGAACCCACACCGGTTTCAAGCCGCTTAAGTGTCAATACTGTTTCCGACCCTTTGGGGATCCCAGTAATTTGAACAAACACATACGTCTCCACCGGCAGCACGACAGTTCCTTGTACGAGTGCAACCTATGTGGGAAGAAGCTGGCCCGCAGAAGGGATTTGCAGAGGCATCTACAATCCCGGCACAACAGTAATCAGGTGATAGAAAGTTCTACCTCCGAAGAGGATGAAAGTGAAGTGGTTTGA
- the LOC128734465 gene encoding all trans-polyprenyl-diphosphate synthase PDSS2: MSLSRICNLQSSYRVVAKGLHLSGPPPQSLARLAAVRPISSTRLIHDKQAAAAAAVVKPVQKQHDWNRAVSEAEKIVGYPTSFLSLRWLLSDEIANVALHLRKLVGSNHPLLKTAKILIYNGKNNMQAWGLIVLLVSKAAGHAASVPDLEQDKSAGVLHSQRALAEVTEMIRTSHLVHQGLVNLQPLANAGNELSGDSEMIFGNKIALLSGDYLLGNACLQLAGLRNQELIELISSSVRDLAESNFVGDRDQQNNPLPSKPEPKAASSEQLGDDLGLGDLEDNTQPMNVKDVLGNPEKEWSLRHILGAGSLLGKSCQGALLLAGQPVKLQKQGYLFGKHLSLAWQACIDLEPFSGTNLPAGTRFSLVSAPVLFHLEHDPSLYEEIKKGLESVDNIDYAKIHAEVIKGPGLEKTRNLQKKHSLAAMAVLNELPPTDARTALQNIILAMQDL, from the exons ATGTCCCTCAGCAGAATTTGTAACCTTCAATCATCGTACCGAGTTGTGGCCAAAGGATTGCATCTGAGTGGACCACCGCCCCAAAGTCTAGCCCGACTTGCTGCAGTGCGACCAATCAGTTCTACTCGACTGATTCACGACAAACAGGCGGCTGCTGCAGCAGCGGTGGTGAAACCTGTCCAGAAACAGCACGACTGGAATCGAGCCGTGAGCGAGGCGGAAAAGATCGTCGGATATCCAACTTCGTTCCTCAGTCTGCGATGGCTGCTCAGCGACGAAATTGCCAATGTGGCACTGCACCTGCGGAAGCTGGTCGGAAGTAATCATCCGCTGCTGAAAACGGCAAA AATCTTGATCTACAATGGCAAAAACAACATGCAAGCTTGGGGTCTCATCGTGCTGCTCGTTTCGAAAGCAGCAGGCCACGCGGCTTCAGTGCCGGACCTGGAGCAGGATAAAAGTGCCGGCGTTTTGCACTCACAGCGTGCCTTAGCCGAGGTAACGGAAATGATTCGCACCTCTCATTTGGTCCATCAAGGGCTTGTCAATCTGCAACCACTGGCGAACGCCGGCAACGAACTGAGCGGTGATAGTGAAATGATTTTCGGAAACAAAATTGCCCTGCTTAGTGGCGATTATTTGCTTGGAAATGCTTGTTTGCAGCTGGCTGGGTTGAGGAATCAAGAACTCATTGAACTGATCTCTTCGTCGGTGCGGGATTTGGCGGAGTCTAACTTTGTCGGTGATCGTGATCAACAAAATAATCCGCTTCCTTCGAAGCCAGAACCTAAAGCTGCTAGTTCCGAACAGTTGGGTGATGATTTGGGACTCGGCGATCTGGAAGACAATACGCAACCGATGAATGTCAAAGATGTTCTAGGAAATCCAGAAAAAGAGTGGTCGCTGCGACATATTCTAGGAGCAGGCAGTTTACTTGGTAAAAGTTGTCAAGGTGCGTTGCTTCTCGCTGGACAACCGGTAAAGCTTCAAAAACAGGGCTACTTGTTTGGGAAACATCTTTCACTTGCCTGGCAGGCTTGCATCGACTTGGAGCCTTTTAGCGGCACTAATTTACCGGCAG GCACGCGGTTTAGTCTTGTATCGGCGCCCGTTCTCTTCCACCTGGAGCATGATCCTAGTTTGTATGAGGAAATCAAAAAAGGGCTTGAGTCAGTCGATAATATAGATTATGCCAAAATCCACGCTGAAGTGATCAAGGGACCGGGACTGGAAAAAACGCGTAACCTTCAGAAAAAGCACAGTTTGGCTGCGATGGCAGTGCTTAACGAGTTGCCACCTACGGATGCACGAACTGCACTGCAGAACATAATATTGGCTATGCAAGATTTGTGA
- the LOC128736607 gene encoding all trans-polyprenyl-diphosphate synthase PDSS2-like, protein MAVSRIVRACYQQHMRTGQILSPTGSVIIFQPKRCEIQQISSSSPTLGDKLATAKAVQKHDWNRAVSEAEKIVGYPTSFLSLRWLLSDEIANVALHLRKLVGSNHPLLKTAKTLVYNDKNQRPWGLIVLLVSKAAGHAPTIPEMDQDKSAGVLHSQRALAEVTEMIRTSHLIHQGMINLQSMDNAGNNLSGDSETIFGNKMALLGGDYLLANASQQVANLRNQDLNMLISSAYRDLAESNFIGDRDEQNNPLPSKPASTAKGKSAPDCTLSELCFGDLQDNTQPMSMEEVLGNPEKEWSLRHVLGGGSLLGKSCQGALMLAGQPEELQTQGYLFGKHLSLAWQAYIDLQPFLLNKLQSDAQFSLVSAPVLFHLEHDPSIYEQIERGRTSVDEIDYQQLHCAVKAGPGLEKTKNLVNKHSQAAMQVLDRLQPSDARTALQNIILAMQEL, encoded by the exons ATGGCCGTTAGTAGAATAGTTCGTGCTTGCTACCAGCAGCATATGCGGACAGGTCAGATTTTATCGCCGACCGGAAGTGTCATTATATTCCAACCCAAACGGTGTGAAATACAGCAAATTAGTTCCAGCTCGCCCACTCTGGGTGACAAGTTGGCCACTGCCAAAGCAGTTCAGAAGCATGACTGGAACCGAGCTGTGAGTGAAGCGGAGAAGATCGTTGGCTATCCGACGTCGTTTCTAAGTCTTCGATGGTTGCTCAGCGACGAGATTGCGAATGTGGCACTTCACCTACGGAAACTGGTCGGTAGCAACCATCCGCTGCTGAAAACCGCTAA AACTCTCGTGTACAACGATAAAAACCAACGACCGTGGGGTTTAATCGTCCTGCTAGTATCGAAAGCCGCCGGGCATGCACCGACCATACCAGAAATGGACCAGGATAAAAGTGCCGGTGTGCTGCATTCGCAGCGAGCACTGGCGGAAGTGACGGAAATGATTCGCACGTCGCATCTCATCCATCAGGGAATGATCAACCTGCAGTCAATGGACAATGCAGGAAACAATCTCAGCGGTGACAGCGAGACgatatttggcaataaaatgGCCCTGCTCGGGGGAGACTACCTGTTGGCTAATGCTAGCCAGCAGGTTGCCAATTTGCG CAATCAAGATCTCAACATGCTTATCTCGTCCGCTTATCGAGATTTGGCTGAGTCAAACTTTATCGGTGACCGTGATGAGCAAAACAACCCATTACCTTCAAAACCGGCGTCGACGGCAAAAGGTAAATCCGCGCCGGACTGCACTCTTAGCGAGCTATGTTTTGGTGATCTGCAGGATAACACCCAACCGATGAGTATGGAAGAAGTTCTGGGTAACCCGGAGAAGGAATGGTCCCTGAGACACGTGCTCGGCGGCGGTAGTCTGCTGGGAAAAAGTTGTCAAGGAGCACTAATGCTAGCCGGACAGCCGGAAGAACTCCAAACGCAAGGATATCTGTTTGGAAAACATCTGTCGCTTGCGTGGCAAGCCTACATCGATTTGCAACCGTTTCTATTGAACAAATTACAATCAG ATGCTCAGTTTAGTTTGGTGTCTGCTCCGGTGCTATTCCATCTCGAGCACGATCCTAGTATCTACGAGCAGATCGAACGAGGACGCACATCGGTCGATGAAATTGACTACCAGCAGCTGCATTGTGCTGTAAAAGCCGGTCCCGGACTGGAGAAAACGAAAAACCTAGTCAATAAGCATAGCCAGGCTGCGATGCAAGTTTTGGATCGATTACAGCCGTCCGATGCGCGTACTGCACTGCAGAATATTATCCTCGCAATGCAGGAGCTGTAG